TCCCAATCTAATAGAATATTATAACTCTTGTACAGTGGGGAAGGCTCATCTCAACGGAACcctaccctaaccctaaccctaaccctaaccctaaccctatagTACAGTACCCTGTGTATAGAGTAATGCGAAGTCACCTTGGGCAAGTACAAGCATTCATTCTATCCGTAAGCTAAGGTAGTGAAAACCTTTATTGTGTAAGCAGTCGTAAGTCGGTAGGTGTGTGAATCGCAGTATGCTTAACAATGTCAGGACGAAAACTCTAAGAACCAGCCAGAGAATATTAAGTTAGTAAAATAAGAGGAGTGTCCGAAGTTGCCCTCCATTCTAGTGGAACCATCTAAGTTGACTATTCAATTAGTGGGCTTCTTTCACTTGAGTTTCTTCTGTTTACGGAGATCCTTAATCTTGCTGTATCATCGTCCTGGCACATAGCTAGTGCGGCTTCAACGTCTTCTATTCTAAGCCGTGGGAAACTTCAGTCTGAAGCGGAGATACCTAAAAGCGGCGTATGGACGCTTCTTCTAGCGCCGATAGGACAACCATAATTTTGCAAACTGGCAGCTATCAAATTGACCACACCTGATCGGAAGCGCTTGCTCCACGTTCTTTCCTTTCAACATATCGGGGCATAGGAGGCTGGTCATCTTACACACTTTTCGGGAGACGGGTGCCATGCTCTTCTTCTGTTTCAATGCCATGCACCGCGTAGTACTGCGCGTAGCCTCTTATTCTGTTCGTAATTTTCTTCAAACACAGGTTCAAGGTCGAGGGCACCATTCGGTTTTCACGTAACCAAGGTCCCGGGCTCGGTAGGAAGTGTCGGCGTCAATGACATAGAATTTGACCAAGGTCGGAAATGAACCGAATTGCATGGGCAGTGTAATTGCCCCCAGAGCTTTCTGAGAGTTTTGATTGAACCCATGGACCCTATAGACTTGCGCTCACTCAATGTCATTTGTGATTTTCTTCAAAGGGAGAATGTTTATGTTTGTAGACAACCTGGATCCACCAACTTAAGTGAAGTTAAGCTCCGTGACATACAAGGGTTTATTATGATTAGCAGATCCGTTTATCAGGTCCTCATCCTCAAAGGTAATGGTCGCTACTTGGTCGATGTGCATTGTTTCCATCATCTTTCTTTCGGGGCTTTAAATTCCTCTGGTTTTTCTAGTGCTTGAATGAGGACTTCTCGTAATTCCCGCGACAAATGATTTTGCATCGAAAACGCTAAGAAGTGCGGCGAGCACATCCCTCTATTGGCTCTTTGACCTGTTTTATCATctttttcaaataaaaaagtccTTGCTTTGATTCTTAGCCTCTGTATTCGCCTTGGGCCTTTCGGCGTAGAGAACGAATCCTCTgttgcaagaagaagggcaatgcCGATTGTAAGGTTAAGTATTACGTACGTCAAAACCAGTCAGTGACTCATTTAAGTGTTGTGCGAAAAGGTAGCCTTTTGGCAACTGCAACCATCCATAGCGAGCGACGGAAGATCAATAGGCTGTTTTTTCATAAGTTGATAAAAGGAGAGAGCAGCTTAATGAGAGAAGTAGCAGTGAGGGCGCTAAGCAGGTGTCAAGTTAATTGGTCTGAGAGCCAAGCCAGCTTTCAATTTCAAGTAGTAAAAAGCAGGCATTAAAGTAGGTGAGTAAGTCAAGTTCTCTATATGCTTGAAGCTGATACGCGCCTTTGTTGCCTTCTGTCTTCTTCCCTTTGGTAGTTCTGTTTCCAGCTGAGGAATTGGAATAAATAAGTAAGGCTAACTAAAAGAGAGAAGAGGGTCTACAGTCATTCTATCTCAACACTGAAGAATAAGACGTCTATCCTTACTCTTGCATTAAATAGAATAATCAGAAAGGGAGGGTAGTATAGATTTGAATCAAGCTTCAATTCCAACTAAAGATGAATCTTTGAACTATCTGAAGGGAGCACTTATTAAATACAGCGACATAAATAATTTAGAAATACCCAAGATGGGTCGACGTTCAAAAAGACGCTATCAGTCATATATCCCTGTCGATAAAACAGAAATGAAAAACAAAACTCTATTTTTTGTTGCTGATCTAGAAACTCTTTTATTAAAAAGACGAGACACGGATGTCGACAAAACTCACGTGCCCTACGCAGGGGGGTATATGATGGTTGATATGGAAAAGCGGGTTAACGCGGAGCATATTACGACGTTCTATGCACATGACTACTCAAAAGTGTGCCAGGATTTTCACGATATGAGTGAAAAGATGCTCACAGAGATGATTAATAGAATAGTAAAGGATGTTCAAAGAAGAGGAAGTTCAATGGTTGTATACTTTCACAATTTATCTCAGTTCGACGGTATTATGATACTCTCTTTTTTAACTAAAAGTTATAAAAACTGTCATATAGAGCCCATCATGAGAAACGACTGTATTTATTCCATAAAACTGTATAAGGTATCCAAAAATGGGGATAAAAGGCTTGTTTTAACGTTCATGGATTCGTACCTCCTGTTGAAAGTAAAGCTCGCTGATCTAGCCAATAGTTTTTGCCCAGAATTGGGGGGGAAGGGATCTTTCGATCACCAGAATGTCACCGTTGATAAACTACCTAGTATTAGGGAAGACTCTTTAACTTATCTTAAACAAGATATTCTAATAACAGCTGCTGTTATGCAACGCGCTAAAGCCATTATTTGGGAAGAGTATGGGATTGATATCCTGAAAGTATTAACAATATCAGCATTGGCCCTAAAAATATTTAGACGTGTTTACTATAAGGATGATGATGATAATCGCATCTACATTCCTGACGATAATGAGGCTCAATTTATTAGGGAAGGCTACTACGGTGGTCACACGGACGTGTATAAGCCATACGGGGAGAATTTGTATTATTATGATGTAAATTCTCTATACCCCTCATCTATGCTAGATGATATGCCTATAGGCAAGACCCGCTGGGTTAGTGATCTAGGATCAAAGAAATCAAAGATTGTGTTGAATGATATGTTTGGGTTCATTAGAGCTTTTATAATTTGTCCTAAGCATATTAAAAAGCCTCTTCTACCTTATAAAAAGGATGATGGTACGATAATCTTCCCCACGGGGAGATTTCTCGGTGTTTATTTTTCTGAGGAGCTTAAGTATGCAGTAAGTTTGGGCTACAAAGTATACCCGATCTGTGGATATATCTTTGATAGAAAGGAATCACCATTCAAGCGTTTTGTGTACGACATCTACAGCAAAAGGCTTGATGCTAAGGCTAAAGGGGAGAAAGCTCTGGATTTCATCTATAAAATCACCATGAACAGTCTCTACGGGAGGTTCGGGATCAGCCCCGAAAGCACAACGACTCAAATTGTTTCTACAGAAGAAAGTAGAAAATTAGCTCTCTATAATGATGGGTTTGTTCAAAGTTATGAGCTTAGTTCAGACAAGTGCCTAGTAACATGCAAAAATGTCAGAAGTTTGGATTTACTGAAGCTTAGTTCAGACCGCCCTACTTATGCTGCTGTTCAAATATCGGCCGCTGTCACGGGTTATGCCCGCATAAGAATGCACCCATTCATTTCGAGGGATGACTGCTATTACACGGATACGGACTCAGTCGTTGTTGAGAGGGAACTTCCTGAAGAAGAGGTATCACCTACCGCTTTGGGTAAGTTTAAGCATGAGCACTTTGTCGAATATGGCATCTTTTTAGCACCTAAGTCCTATATGCTTAAGGCATCTAGTGTGGACCAACCCATAATAAAGTTTAAAGGAGCGGGTAAAGATGAGGCTGATGAAGAATGGTTCATCAACCAGCTAGCTGACCCTAGGGCTAAAAAAGTGATTTCATATGTCCGAAAGTTCAGTAGAAACTTCCGTGAACTGTTGGTTCAAGAGAAAATGTGTAAGTATACCATGGGGTTAGAAAGTAAAAAGAGGGAGTATgtgttcgacaaaaatggagtatGGGTTGATACTAAGCCCTGCCATATAGGTGACTTTGATGTGAAAAGTATCAATCCGACCTCCTATCGGATAATTATGAATTTGTTAGAGGAGAATGAAGATCTCCGAAATGAATTTTCTAATTCGGAAATCATGATTGCTAATCGGGAGATTCAAGCTGATGCTGCTAAAAAGAGGAAAGCCTCTAAGCTAAGAGGAAAAGCCTCTAAGAGGGGGAGACACCCCTTCTCATATTGAAGAATAGGCATGGAATGCATTCCCGAGCTCTATAGTATAGACCATTGCTGAAACAAGATATGAATGAACAATTACAACCGCTTCTCAAGCTAATACCAAACAGAGCCCGAAACCACTCAAGTAAAGCACAAGCTGAAACCAACGAACCTGTGCAGGCTAGGCCACCTTTACTAGTCAGCTACAAAACAGAGGAATAGCGAGGCACCTTCCCGGAAACCAGATATGATCCAACCTTTCACTTACAAgagtcaagccaaggagaaggctAAACCCATTTCTGTATATGATCCGCCAGGTCATGTCATGTCTTGTGTCAAACAGATCATTAGTTGTGATCTTTGGTAATTGTCTTGTACAGCACAGTACAGACGAAGATCAATACATCGGATTCCTTCTTGTCTGATTGGAAGGGATGGATTGTGCTTTGGCTCATGTACTCTATAAGGGTTAGTAAACCAGGGAATGCCTTTGATTATCTTTTTGACTTCTATAAGGGTCTTGTTATGTCCTTTGTCTCTCTCTCTGCTCTATAAGGGTCTTGTTTAGTGGTATACTCTttgatccttactctatttactACGCAAATAAATTGTTCGTTTGCGGTGATAAATGAAGAATCTGGGTTCGCCATTCGGTCAAGAGGAAGAGTCAAGTAGTAGGTGTGGCTGCTCACGGCACCCCCGGCACGGTTCTTTAGGTCGATGAATCGAATCTTCCATCCAATACGCTAGGCTAGTTTCTTTCCACAACTCTCGTTCTTTACACGACTGATTGGCTGCTTGGCCGGATCTGGATCACTGCTTTAGGTATTAGTACTATGGCATTCAACCTAAATGGTTTCAATTTCAACCAATCTGTAGTTGATAGCCAAGGTCGCGTTATTAATACTTGGGCTGATATCATCAACCGTGCTAATCTTGGTATGGAGGTATGCACGAACGTAATGCTCACAACTTCCCTCTAGACCTAGCAGCTCTTGAAGTTCCATCTCTTAATGGATAAGGTTTTTATCCTAAACATATAGGAAGGAAAGCCGGGTTCTTTTATGAGGAAGAAGCAGTGCACGATTGTGCACCAATGCGCCATAAGAGCTAGCTTTGCAAAAAGGAATTCTATTTCCACTCAAGACAAAAAGGTTATCCCTTTACCGCCAAGTATGAACTGAAACTCTTATTTCTGGTTTTCACAATAAATATAGAATTACCTAGAACAATACCAGACGTATAATAACACACCTACAAGGACAACCACACCGAATGCCAGGTATCTAGGATTGTCACTATCGTCACTATCTTCTTCACTCCCACTACCTTCTTCTTCACAGCCACCACCTTCTTCTTTACAGCTACTATCCACCCCCTCTTTACAGGCACTACCTTCTTTACTGCTAGCATATTCTATAGTGGCATTCTCCTCTACAGAATCTATGGTATGATCACCATCAGAGCATTTCCCCCAGAATTCGAATTTATCCGACAATTCCTCTTCTCTCAACTTTCTATCCAAGCAATCCGTTAAAGCCGTCCTTTCCACAACCGCATCATAAGCTTCTAAGATTGATGTACTAATCACTTCCTCGTATGGAATCCATACGAATAATTTACGAACTTTGAATAAATCAATAATCAATTCTATATCAAGATAGTGCGGGTCCACAGATATGAAATCTGGTGCGCTCTCAGTATAACAGTACCACACTGTTACATAAGTACCTAATCTAACTAGTGCAAAGATGTTCCCATAGACATACCTAACACTGTTGTCTGATTGTGATGTCACCACGTGTACTAAACATTGCAATACTTTATGTTTTGCAGAAACACCGAAGTTTTCATACTTTTCTAATGCCCTTTGTAGGTGGCTATATAAATTATCTGTAGCCCTGTTATAGAGAGACCGCAACCCCTTATATTCACTGAAATCTGCACgataaatctttcttttcaatttTAAACGGAGCAACGAGCGCATATAAAGATAGTGCATACGCATGATAGGATCCATATCTTTCAAACTCAACCCTTTAACCAGACGATTAACCGCAGGTGTGTAATAAGAACTTTCGACAGCGTATTGCACATATGGATTTTTTGCAAAGATGGTTTTACGCATGTGGTTATCAATGAAACACTGAAATGGGTTGAATGGGTTACCTATATGAAACATATCACTAATATTTGCATGAATTGAATCCCCCGCGACATCTTCACCCCTTTTACCTCTTCCGTACTGTTAAGAGCTGCATTAATACTCGAATTAGCCGAATGGCTTAAGGCACCCATTGCAGATGATTCTGGTATATCGTTGACTGTATTAGAAAGTGTGGTATTCAACTGTTCTAATGACTCGACAGTGTTTTTCATGATATAATAGTGTGTCCCTTGTTTTTGTGTGTGTTGGGTATTTTGTATAGTTGCATCTACCCGATGGGGGTTTCCCCCCCTTCTCTAAGCTTATAATAGCTTAGACAGATACAACTGTAGGTGCTTTTACTCGCCTTTCAGGATTTGCTTATTTATAGTTGAGGGGGCTACCCAATCTCTACTGTAGTATTGTTCTACAGATTCACCCCATCAACATACTCTCGGCATCCATCACCGTTTGTGATCACTTCTTACTATGAGATCACATACTCAACTAATGAATTCAGGAGCTTCCCCTGTGCGATTTCTGAATAAATAGAATACGTAATTTGATACTCAACACTCTGTAGTTGATTTCAAGCTATTGAAGAGGATGCTTCCCTTCCTCCTTGCTAGAGCCCATCATCACGGGTACTGAATTATGCTATCAGGCTCAATACTGACAAATAACGACCTTCTCCTTATTCATTGGACTATCGTAGTAGTACCAGGAGGAAGAAGATTGGTAGCTATAAAGGTAGCACTCATAATACCTACTGCAATACACGCTACTAGATCTAGCTTGTTAGCTTCAACCTCCTCGAAGTGATCTAGATTAAGGTGTCTGTTTGAATTCAAATCGGTTATGCTGATAATTTCGTTATCAAAAAATTGGATTGATTCCTCATTTAGTAAATTGTGAAAAAAAGTATCATTTCGACAAGTTCTTAACACAGTCTTAACGACGTCTTTTGTAAATATGTACGAAACCCTCTTGTACCCATCAACAACCGAAGCTGGGTCCTTAAAAGAATCTAGGTTTACCCCGCGGAAGAATCCTAAATCAGGTATAAGGTGTGGTGTGATATAGTACCAAACAACTAATCCTACGCCAGAATACACAAGTATATTAAAGAAACCGTAGAGATACTTACGATGCCTTTCATCAAAATGACGAGTTGCAACTTGCATGAAAATGGCTACTCTAGATTGCGGAATGAGAGATTTGAGGCCAGCTCCCAAATGGGCATATTGATATAATACAGAATCACTTAATACTAAGCCTTTTATACTCCGTAAGCCTAAAGAACACTTTATTCTTAGAAATCCTATCCTATATGGAATATTCTCATCATAACTAAAGAGATTTCTTAGTCTATAGATCCATTTAGTAGGATAGTTATCAGGTGTCAGAGAATAGAGCCATTGTAGCTGTTTAATTGGTTCCTTTGTTATATGGTTGGTTATTCCTATTAATGTAATATCCGGCACCTTATAAATAATATCACATCGATTGCCCTTATAGATAAGAGGATTAAATTGAAGTATAGAATGTATACATACTAACGATAAGAGTGTGAGGATACTCTCAGCCATCCACCATGGTATCCCGCTTACCCACCAAGGCATGGCATCATAGGTATGTGTTATGTTGAGTATATAATACTTTATATATTTCATAAGTAACCTGCTTATTTGAATGAATAGAGCTTCACCGTCGCCACCACCGTTGTGGCCTCGATTAGTACCCCCTATGATTCCCTCTATCCCATCTGTTATATCCATTTCTTCATCACTTGCATCAGCCTCGTAATAAGTTGTATTCTTATTGTCTAATGATAAAGAGGATTCTCCCCGATCTATAGGATCTTCATCGATGAAATGGAAATCATGAATATCCTCGATGTAAGTTTTTAGAAAGGTGCTTAAGAACTCATTAGTAGAATCTCGATTAAGAGAAAGGCTCGGTTTGTCAAAATATCCGGTAATCTGCTTACGCAAGGGCAACAATATGCGAATCGTGCTCATAATATCTTCCATTCTTTGTTCTTGTTCGGGATTTTTCTTTGTTGAGTGTACCCCGACTCTATACTGAAAATAGTATAGAGAGACTCAACAGTGTCTCTCGTGTGTAAGAGACGTGTTTTTGTTTCAGTTTCACTATTGGTTGGATTTATTTAGTTTGAGACATGTAAGGACTTCTCCGGAGAGGTATTCTCTGCAGTTCTGTCCATCTCTGTCGGCACCATTGTTATCTGTCTCTTAATAGTAGAGGATCGCCGACGCCCTGTCTTTGAAGTAGATACCTGGTTGGTATCTTTATGTAGATTGGAAATGTGCTTGTATACTTTTCTATTGCCCAGTGACTCTGAGAAAAGTGGGAAACCATGTCAAATCCGCATGCTTGGCCTTCGGATTCGTAGTCATAGGTGCCTTGCTTATATTTATTTTCAGACAGGCGGCATAGGATCAAAGGTTTCGAACCAAGAAGTTTCCCATTCCTTTGGCGACGCAGGGAAGTCTCATTTGGAATTTCATATAGCCAGTGGAAAGAGGCGGTTTCTGAGAAGCATCCAAAGGCACTGCGAAGAATATCCATGGCGCTAAGGACTCGATCGGAGGTGCCTTCCTCAGGAAGAATGGTTGGGAAGAGACATCATGAATCCTCATTCTTTCGAATGAACTTATATGAATTATGCATTTTTCTCGTTTCCGTCCATTTATGTTCATCCACATTTTAGAAATAGAAATTCATCCCGAAATAACCAACTACCGCTTTCCTCGAACTCTGGCTTCTGCATTAAGTTAAGTGAAGGTAGTCTAGGGTAAGGCCCGAAGAAGTCATTTAAGAAATCGAATAAGAAGCTCGAAAGAAGTGAAGGCGTATCAGATACGGATCAGTCCTCTTTCCCCGTAGGCATGAGTACGGCACCCTTGACTGGTTCTAACCATTCATTCTTCCCTGGTTCGACGCTTTCTCTAGTGGAGTGGATATGTGTTCGTCTACTTGACCTTTGTTGGTTCATACATACCTTTTCATTCCTGCTAGTAAGGCATCCCAGCTTTGCCTGTCCCCACGACTGCCCGCATCAACTTGAAACCGGAGAGCACTGGCACTGAGATACCTTACTTACTGAATTTCCTGCTGGCCTTCCCTTACCTGCCCTTCCATTTAGGTTGACGAATGGGATTTCCTTTTCTAGAAACACTGGGAGACTGGGTCTTCTCAGACAGAGATGGTTCTGCTCAGCGAGAGAACGAGCATACGAATCAATTCCATGCCCTGAACTTTGAACCAGAGATCCAGCTGGCACTTCTCTTTTGATTCATAACCCTTGCTTTGGAATATCCGGTTGACTTGGGCAGTTTCTTCTATATCTCGAATGCTTCAATCGCCAGGCCAGGTTCGATCAAAGAAGTTGATAGCGCGAAAGCTGTTTTAGTTAGTCACGTGCATCCTCGCCTCTTGCTGAGTCAGGCTATCAAGCCGTTGCGCTGCGTCTATCCGTTTTCTTGTTGGGTCAGGTTGAGTTCTAAGCCCGTGTAAAGTGAGCTTGGTCTGGAGCAAGCTTGACTCGTACAATAACTCGTCTCGTCTCGTATAGTATAGACGTTGAAGAAGCAGTCAATGGTGCCTGCTCTAGAAAATGCATATATCAATCAAGGAAGTGTTCCAGAATTCGTCGTATCCTGAGGTGAATCTTGCTTGTTTTGCTAATGACGTAAATGGAAATGAAATGAAATCTTGCTT
This DNA window, taken from Zea mays cultivar B73 unplaced genomic scaffold, Zm-B73-REFERENCE-NAM-5.0 scaffold_94, whole genome shotgun sequence, encodes the following:
- the LOC118476003 gene encoding uncharacterized protein, with protein sequence MEDIMSTIRILLPLRKQITGYFDKPSLSLNRDSTNEFLSTFLKTYIEDIHDFHFIDEDPIDRGESSLSLDNKNTTYYEADASDEEMDITDGIEGIIGGTNRGHNGGGDGEALFIQISRLLMKYIKYYILNITHTYDAMPWWVSGIPWWMAESILTLLSLVCIHSILQFNPLIYKGNRCDIIYKVPDITLIGITNHITKEPIKQLQWLYSLTPDNYPTKWIYRLRNLFSYDENIPYRIGFLRIKCSLGLRSIKGLVLSDSVLYQYAHLGAGLKSLIPQSRVAIFMQVATRHFDERHRKYLYGFFNILVYSGVGLVVWYYITPHLIPDLGFFRGVNLDSFKDPASVVDGYKRVSYIFTKDVVKTVLRTCRNDTFFHNLLNEESIQFFDNEIISITDLNSNRHLNLDHFEEVEANKLDLVACIAVGIMSATFIATNLLPPGTTTIVQ